The following is a genomic window from Miltoncostaea oceani.
CGCGAGATGGTCCGCGGGGTGCTGGAGCGCTTCCCCGCCCTGCCGGACGACGGCTTCCTGCACGCCCACCAGGCGAACTTCGAGACCATCCACACCCACGACGTCGAGGCGGAGCGCTTCGGCGGGGTCGGCGAGATCCGGGCGGAGCTGGCCGGCGGACGCCACTCGGCGCGCCACCTCACCCTGCAGGAGTGGCTGGCCGGCCGCTCCTAGGCGGCCGCGGGGCTAGAGGGGGAGCGCCCGGAGGGCCCGCCGCGCGAGGGCGGTCACCCGGTCGTACGCCCACTGGGGGTCGTGCAGCGGCGGGTCGAGCTGGTGGTCGCGGGCGACGGCGGCGCGGGCGATGCGGAGGGCGAGGTCCCGCGGGACCTCGCCGGTGCGGCCGGCCATCGCGTCGCGCAGCGCGGCGCGCTCGGAGGCGAGCGGGACGTAGGTGATGGACCGCATGCGCGCGCCGACGGGGAGCGTCATGCGCCCGAGGGCGGCCTCGACGCCGAGGCGCGGCAGGTCGAACCCCGCCGACACGGAGGCGCCGACCGACGCCGCGAGGCGCAGGTTGATGTCGTGGAACCAGTAGCGGCCGTCGCGCTCCAGCAGGTTCATGCAGCACGGGCCGACGTAGCCGGCGACGTCGAGCAGCCGCGCCGCGTGCCGCTCGAGGTCCGGGGGGATCGGGACGACGGTCGAGACGGAGCTGGTGCCGACGACCCGCGGGTAGGTCGTCTCGACGCGGGCGGCGACCATGCCGACGGTGCCGGCGGCGTCGCGCACGCAGTGCAGCACCCAGGGGCGGCCGATGATCTGCTCCTGCACGACGGCGTCCAGGTCGGACAGGCGCAGGTGGGCGATCGCGGCGTCGCGCTCCTCGACGCTGCGCACCGAGACGACGGGCGCCGCGGCGGCGTCCGACAGGGACGTGCGCGGCTTGACGATCGACGGCAGGGCGGGCCAGGGGCCGGCGGGGCCGTCGACGCCGACCTCGACGCTGGCGGGGTGGTCGGCCCCCGCGAGGGCGGCCGTGTTCGCCAGCTCGAGCTTGTCGCAGAGCATCCGGAACTGGCGGGCGTCGGGTCCGGCCACCACGGTGCGCGTCAGGCCGAGGGGGTTCTCCGCGAGGAGGCGGACGACGTCCTCGTCGAGCGGCAGGACGACGTCGACGCCCTCGAGGAGGCAGGTCTCGCGGATCCACGCGAGGAAGCCGGCCGGGTCGGCGACGGCCGGCGGGTAGCGGCGCGGCGACAGGACGGCGGTGGAGCGCCCGCCGGGGTCGCCGTGGGGGTGCGCCGCGATCACCCGGTGGCCGGCGGTGCGCAGGCTGCGCACGGCCCAGGGGCCGGGGCGGTGACCACACCACACCACCAGCACCGTCGGGGCGGCGCTCGGGGCGGTGGTGGTCGTCGCCGCGGCGGCCGGTGCCGGAGCGGGGCGCGGATGCCTGATCAGCGCGAAGAGGGGCATGGGGTCCGGATCGTCAGTGGAGGGCCGAGCCTATAGCCGCGGGGTGCGGCGACGCATCCCCGGATCCCCCTCGGGACGGGCTAACCTGGGGGGGTGAACCAGGTGATCGTCACTGCCGTGGGGGCCGATCGTCCCGGGATCGTCGCCGCCGTCACCGGGGCGCTCCTCGAGATCGGGGGCAACCTCGAGGAGACGCGCGCGGCGCTTCTGCGCGGATCGTTCGCGACGGTGCTCGCCGTCGCGGTCCCCGACGGGGTGCGCCCCGAGGACGTCGAGGCCGCGTTGCGCCCGATCGCCGACGAGCTGGGCCTCGGGATGTCGGTGGGCGCCGCCGCCCCCCGGCACGAGGGGCCGCCGCTCTCGCGCTGGGTGCTGTCGGTGTACGGGGCGGACCACCCCGGCATCGTCCACGGCATGGCCGTCGCCCTCGCCGAGAACGACGCGAACATCGTGGACCTGTCGTCCCGGCTGGTGGGCGACCCGCCCGTCTACGTCCTCGGCATCGAGATCGAGCGCGCATCCGACCGCTCCGCGGCGTCCCTGGAGCGGGCGCTCCGCGAGGTCGCCGGGGCCCACGGGGTCGAGATGAGCCTCGAGCCCGAGGACGACGAGGTCCTCTGATGACGCGCATGGGCCTCTAGGCGGTGGTCCGGGAGGTCCTGCGCTACCCCGACCGCCGCCTCAAGCTCCCCGCCGCGCCGGTGGGGCGACCGGGCGCGGCGGTGCGGCGCCTCGCCGACGACCTGCGCGACACCGCCGCGTCGTTCCCGCGCACGGTCGGCATCGCCGCCCCGCAGATCGGCGCCCTCTGGCGGGTCGCCTACGTCGACTGCACGGGACACAAGAAGGTGCCGGACGCGCAGGGGCCGATGTGGCTCATCGACCCGGTCGTCGTCGACCACGAGGGCGACGAGATCGGCCGGGAGGGGTGCCTGTCGCTGCCGGACATCACCGCGAACGTCCGCCGGGCGACCCGGGTGGTGGTGGAGGCGACCGACCTCGACGGCTCCCGCCGCGCGATCGCGGCGGAGGGGTTCGAGGCGCGGGTGATGCTGCACGAGATCGACCACCTGGACGGGGTGCTGATCCTCGACCGGGTCGCCTCGCTGGCGCTCGACGTCTTCCCCCGCCGCCGCTGAGCGGGGGCCGCGCCGTCAGTCGTCGTGGACGGCGGCGCGGGCGAGGAGGGTGACGATCTGGTCGCGGGCGGGCTCGCCGAAGGTCTCGCGCGCGAGGGCGAGGCGCGACTTGGCCCCCTCGTCGGTGCCCTCCGCCGCCTCGGCGACGGCGCGCCGCAACCCGGCGACGAGGAGCAGCAGGTCGCGGTCGGGGGCGAGGTCCGCCATCGGCGGGTCGATGGGGTGCACGACCCGCAGCCACTCGGACGCGGACTCGCCGGGCCGGGCGCTCGACCACGCGCTCGCCATGACGGCCTGCGTCAGGGCGTCGCGGCGCTCCCGGCGGCCGGGACGGCCGGACGCGGCGGCGATCGCCTCGATCTGGCGGCTGCCGACGCGGACGCGCACGACGCGGCAGAACGCGTCGTCGACGGTGGGCGGGGCGTCATCCCTCACACCCCTTGGATCGGCGGGGACGGCCCGTCACACGAGGGCCTACCTCTTCGAGTAGACGTCCCCGTCCCCGGC
Proteins encoded in this region:
- a CDS encoding glycine cleavage system protein R, yielding MNQVIVTAVGADRPGIVAAVTGALLEIGGNLEETRAALLRGSFATVLAVAVPDGVRPEDVEAALRPIADELGLGMSVGAAAPRHEGPPLSRWVLSVYGADHPGIVHGMAVALAENDANIVDLSSRLVGDPPVYVLGIEIERASDRSAASLERALREVAGAHGVEMSLEPEDDEVL
- the def gene encoding peptide deformylase, with the protein product MVREVLRYPDRRLKLPAAPVGRPGAAVRRLADDLRDTAASFPRTVGIAAPQIGALWRVAYVDCTGHKKVPDAQGPMWLIDPVVVDHEGDEIGREGCLSLPDITANVRRATRVVVEATDLDGSRRAIAAEGFEARVMLHEIDHLDGVLILDRVASLALDVFPRRR